The Pseudomonadota bacterium nucleotide sequence TGGCGAAAGAGGTGAGCGTATAGGAAGGAACCCTCGTACAGGTGAAAGTATTAAAATTAAAGCGTCTAAGTCTCCTAAATTTCGGGCTGGTAAAGCGCTAAAGGATGCAGTAAACTAGCGCGCTTTTCAACATTAGCGCGGTGTAGTTTCTCGAAACTTAAGTTCAGTCTTAAGATACTTCGGGTGCTTAGCTCAGCTGGTAGAGCGTCGCCCTTACAAGGCGAATGTCGGGAGTTCGAGCCTCTCAGCACCCACCAGACCGTTGTTAAGGAGTGGTAGTTCAGTTGGTTAGAATACCGGCCTGTCACGCCGGGGGTCGCGGGTTCGAGTCCCGTCCACTCCGCCAATATGAAAAAGGCTAACGTATTTTCGCCTTTTTTGTTAATCTATACCCTTCGATAATCTGAGACAGTTTGTTAGGTCCTCCACATGTTTGACTTCTTAAGTAAGAACAAAATAATCTCCCAGGTGATACTGGGTTTAATTGTTTTGACGTTCGGGTTTTTTGGTGTTAGTTCTTATTTTAACTCTGGCAATTCAGAGCAGATTATTGCGGAAGTTGGCAAATCTATAATTTCACAGCAGGAATTAGCCCAGATGGTCAGCCGGGAGCAAGATCGGCTCCGTTCCCAGACGCAAGCAAATCCGCAGGCTGCTGAGTTTCTTCAAACTGCTGAATTTAAGACTTCCGTATTAAATAACATGATCGAGCGTCGTCTGTTATTAAATCAGGCAAGAAGTATGGGCATGGTGGTATCTCCTGAGGAACTGAAAGAGGTGATTCAAGGCGTTCCTGCATTCTTTGATGATTCAGGTGTTTTTTCTGTGGAAAAATATGAGCGACTCTTAAGTGCGCAAAATTTAGCGCCTGCCGAATTTGAGTCGCAAATAGAGGAAGACCTATTGGTGGGACGTCTACAAAACGTCATCTCAAAAAGTGCGATCGTTACAGACTCAGTAGTGAGTCGATTAGTGAAGCAACGCGGCCAACAGCGTGAAGTAAGCCAGTTAATTTTTTCTCCTGCGAGCTATCGAGAGTCGATCGTTGTAACTGATGAAGAGGTGCGAAAGTACTTTGACGAGAACACAGATCTTTTCAAGCTCCCCGAGCGAGCAAAGGTTGAATATATAGTGCTCAATGAAGAGTCAGCGGCATCTTCGATCTCCATATCTGAGGAGGAATTACGTCAGGCCTATAAGGATCGCATTGCGGAATTCAAAGGTGTTGAAGAGCGTAGGGCTAGCCATATTTTAATTTCTGTCATAGAAGATGGGTCTGATGCCGAAAAATCTGCGGCTCGTGCACGGACGGAAGAATTACTTCAAATCGTAAAAAAGGATCCGTCTCAATTTGGAGTGTTAGCTAAAAAGTTCTCAAATGACCCTGGGTCAGCCGAAAATGACGGTGACCTCGGTTTTCTTCGTCGTGGTCTTATGGTTGAGTCTTTTGATAAAGCTTTGTTTGAATCTAAGAAGGGCTCAATCGTAGGTCCGATTAAGACTCAATACGGTTATCACATCATTCGCGTCGATGATGTCAAAGTAGTTAATACAACATCCTTTAAAGACGCGAGGGACGATATTGAAAAAGCAGTGCGTCAGTCTAAAGTTGAGGAGACGTATCTCAGGGCATCGCAAACATTTAGCGATCGAGTGTATACGGATTATGACAGCTTCTCTCCGGTTGCTGAAGAGTTGGGTCTTACGATTCAAACCAGTGATTGGGTGAGCCGTGATAGCGCTGGTTATAACACGCTACTTGAGAAACCTGAACTGCTCCAAGCTATATTTTCTGCAGAGTCGCTTGAAGAGAAACGTAATACCGAGGCTTTCGAAGTGCAACCTAAAACATTGGTGGCAGCGCGTGTGATTGAGCATGCGGTCGAACAAGCTATGAATTTTAAGGATGTTTCGAGTGAGATCAAAGACTTTCTTAAATCGCAAGGATCGCTCGAAAAAGCAGTTGCAAAAGGTGAGTCTGCGCTCGCTGCCTTTAAATCTGGGAAGAACGTGACGGTTGGAGAATGGTCGAAGCCTGGCATGGTGACGCTGGTTAAGCGGCAGGGACTTCATCCAGAAGGCTTAAGAGCCATTTTCGGTGTCTCCAAAGAGGATCTGCCAGCGCATGTAGGGATGACCATTGACGATGGCCGCTATGTCATTTTTCGGGTAACCAAGGTTGTTGATTTGGACGAGGTGACAGAAAACGATTTGATTACTGCTAAACAGCAGTTAGAGCAGATGCTCATGCAGCAACAGATGAACGCATACATTGCGAGCCTGCGAGAAAACGCGAATGTCCGTATTAAAAGTGACAAGGCTGACAAGGAGAGTCTCAGTAATTAAATTGGTCGTCAGATTAGTCTAATGGGGCTACTCCGGATGTGTTGAAACCTGCATCTACGTAAGTAATTTCACCGGTGATACCGCTCGCTAAATCACTCAGAAGAAAAGCGGCGGCATTCCCAACTTCCTCGATCGTAACGTTCCGTTTTAATGGCGCAGTTTTTGCTGCAAATGACAGTAACTTGGAGAAGCCTCCAATTCCTGCGGCGGCAAGCGTTTTGATCGGGCCCGCAGAAATCGCGTTGACCCGAATGTTGTCAGAGCCGAGGCTATGGGCCATATAGCGAACATTGGCTTCAAGACTGGCCTTTGCTAGGCCCATGACGTTGTAATTGGGAAAAGCTCGTTGAGACCCGAGGTACGTCAATGCCAACAGGGAGGCATTGCGCCCCACCATCAACGGGTGAGCCGCTTGAGCCAGCGCTGAGAAGCTGTAGGAGCTGATGTCGTGGGCAATTTGAAATGTTTCTCTTGTCACGGAATCAAGATAGTTACCGCTTAGGGATTCTCTTGGCGCAAATGCGATTGAGTGTACAAGTCCATCGAGATGTCCCCACTCAGTTTTTAATGATGCACAAAGTGCATGTATTTCTTCGTCGTTTCCGACATCACAGGGGATTACGAGATTGGTCTCAAAGTCCTGAGCAAGTTCTCTAACTCTTTTCTCTATTTTCTCCCCGCCTGCGTAACTAAACGCTAGGGTCGCCCCCTCGCGCATAGCTGCTTGAGCAATACCATAGGCAATCGACCGGTTACTTAGAAGCCCAGTAATTAATAATTTTTTATCTGCAAGGAGTCCCATTGATCTACCATTTTATGATTATAGTGGTCATTTTAACGTCAAAGTATCTGAGAGACACTCGGAATTGCAAGGTTTTTATAAATCAATAATTTTTGATGTACTTGAACCTATAGATCCATTCACCGTACTTCAGTCTTGGAGGGTCCTGGTGGATACCTCGTAAAGTTTAGCAATATCAGATAGTGTTTCTGCTGGATTCACGTGACAAATGATCTCTTTTTTTAAATTGAACTGGGTTGAGAAAACTCAGGAAGTTGCCAAGTTTGGTTCAGGTTTGACGCCTCTGTGGAGGAGGGCAAAGGTACGAGTATTGATTGACCAACTTGCATCGGGAAATGTGGTTTTAAACCATTGACGGCGAGAAGTTTGTCGAGGCTGATACTAAATTGTTGAGCCGTCCGTGAGAGGGTATCTCCTTCCCTTAATTGGTAGGTCCCCCAACTTACTAACGGACCATTATGTTTCTTTAAGTTGTCTTGAAATCTACCCACCCGATCGCTTGGAATGAGCATTAAGCCCATCCCGTTTGTCGTAAAAACTGGGCGATTATGTGATGGATTCAGCATTTTAAATTCCTCTATATCAATCTCTGCAAGTTCAGCTGCTAATTTGATATCTATGAGATGAGGAACGTGTACTGGTTGGAAATATGCATAGTCCGCGACGTGAGGCAAATTGAGCATGCCCGTATGCGCTTCGCGGATAATGTTTTTAATGGCTTGCAATTTGGGAACATAATTTCTCGTCTCTTCTGGCATCTTTAGGTCGAAGAACGTTATTCCTTCCCCTCGATTTTTATTTTTTTTAATCGCTCGCGCCAGTCCATTTTCTCCCCAATTATATGCCGCTAAAACAAGCTGCCAGTCATTAAATATGGCATATAGCGTTTGAAGGTAATCAAGTGCTGCCGTAGTTGATGCAATGACATCTAGACGCTCATCATGCCACCAGGTCTGCTCGAGACCGTAATTCATTCCAGTGGACGGTATAAATTGCCAAAGGCCTGCAGCATGTGCTCGGGAGTGGGCAACTGGGTAGTAGGCACTTTCGATCATGGGTAATAAAGCCAATTCAGTTGGCATATTTCTTTTTTCTATTTCACCCAAAATAAAGTGTATGTACTTCTGACTGCGGTTAAAGATACGTGTTAGATAATCAATCTTATTTTTATAGTAATTTTCGAAATTTCGTACATGATTGCCTCGATCATTTTTATGAATGAATAATTTTTGATCTATCCGTATTACGGATCCGTTTAATTTATTCCAGGTTTCTAGCTCCTTCATGGAGACTCCATATTGTTCGGAAACGCCATAGAGTGTGTCACCACTTATTACTTGGTGGACGATCTCTCTTTTGTTATAAACGATATCAGGAATGCCAAAACCGTCGATGATGCGAGGCCAAATGCTGGGGATTGAGTCTAGTGGCGTATGCGGTGGTACGTTGTTTGAATTGCGGTCGATATAGTTAAAGGACCAAAAGCTTACCGTTTTTATATCATACTCATTAAGAAATTTATGAATAGTTTCTTGGTCATCTGTAGCTTGAGATGTGTTTGCGCTTGCAGTATTGAAAAGAAGACAACCAACAATGGCAGCTAATAACGGCAATATATTTTGGATACACATAACTGAAATGCTTTTCAAATATTGATTTTGAGCCTAAAAATCATTTTTCCATTTTCTTATTGCAGTAAAAACTTCTATGGGATTAGAGAGAGTTTCTTGCGCTTTGGTTTGTGCGGTACTGATAACTGTTGGCTCGTCACATCGTAGGAACGGGTTTACAGATTTTTCGAGCCCAATCGAAGTCGGGAGAGAAATTTGTTGGTTAGATAATTTGGAAGTAATGAGATGCTCGTAATTTGACAGTATAGTGTTATTCGGCTCTACGGCGCGAGCAAATTTAATATTGGATAACGTGTACTCATGTGTGCAGTATACCTCAGTAGAATCAGATAGACGCGCAAGCTTTTGCAGGGATCGAAACATTTGTGGTGGAGTTCCTTCAAAGATTCTACCGCAACCACATGAGAATAGGGTGTCGCCAGAAAACACCCTTTGTTCGTCAAAATAGGCGATGTGTCCTGACGTGTGGCCAGGTATATCAAGGATATTAAACATGAGACCTAATTCGTCTAACTTCACTTCGTCGCCTTCAACGAGTCTGTGAGAAATATTAGGAATATCTTCGGTCTTAGGCCCATAAACAGGCACATTATAATTATCAATGATATTAGCGATCCCTCCGATGTGATCGGCGTGATGATGCGTGATCAGAATGGCAGACAGGATGAGATCATTATAGGTTAAGAAGTCCAGAACTGGCTTCGAGTCCCCTGGATCAACAATCACTGCGTGCGTTTGATTATGAATTGTCCAAATGTAATTGTCTTGGAAGGCCTTAACCGGATAGACTTGCGTATTATTCATGTACTCTTATCTTTAATGGCAATGGGTTAAATGTCAACACGTAAGGATAAAATAAATTTAGTAGATTGTTTTTCTGGGTCGTTAGGAAAAGATTTGCTGGGTTTAGAACGACTAATCATTGACGGGATGATCTCGGATGTATTTGGATTTAATGCAGTGCAAATTGGATCCCCTGAGTACGATTTTTTGGCTAATAGTCGTATTCCTAATAAATTTGTGATGTCTGAAGTGTCCTCCAGTCAGATCCGGGGTCTTCCACATCAAAATCCCATAAAATCGAACTCAATAGACCTTGTAGTATTACCGCATGGTCTAGATTTCAGCATAAACCCACACAGCGTTGTCAGCGAGATTGAGAGAATTCTGGTGCCTGGTGGGTCTTTAGTGTTATCAGCATTTAACCCTGTGAGTTTTTGGGGTGCGCGCCACTTCTTAAGAAAATACATGTTTAAAAAAAATAGTACCCCACCAGATTTATTAAGTTTGTGGCGAGTTAAAGATTGGTTAAAGTTGCTGAGCATTGAGATTGAGGCTGGACGGTGGGGTTTTTATCGACCACCCATTCAATCTGAAAAATGGCGCAAACATTTTTTATTTCTGGAGTCTGCGGGTGATCGATGGTGGCCTATTTTTGGTGGGATTTATATACTGAAAGGCGTTAAAAAAGTCCGAGGTATGCGTTTATCAATAGATCGTTGGTCTTCGTATCGATCGGTTCGACCAGCAGTCAGATCGACACATAAGGAAATGGCTAAAGTGATAGAGCTTTGTGTGGCTGATGAATGACGGACATTAGAATAATCGACATCTATACTGATGGTGCGTGTAAGGGAAATCCTGGTCCTGGTGGTTGGGGCGTGTATCTGATTTCAGGCGCACATGAAAAGGAAATATTTGGTGGTGAGACTGTAACTACTAACAATAGGATGGAGTTGACAGCGGTAATTGAAGCGTTACGAATTCTCGAGAGTACGTCAAGAATTCGTTTATTTATTGATTCGCAGTATGTTAAAAATGGTATCAATCTGTGGATTGAAAACTGGAAAAAGACAGGTTGGAAAACCAGTAATAAAAAACCAGTAAAAAATGTTGATTTATGGATGATGCTTGATGATCTCGTCCCGCGGCACGACATCGAATGGATATGGGTAAAGGGGCATGCTGGAAATTTAGGTAATGAACGTGCTGATGCCCTGGCAAATCGAGGCGTTCCGATTTCAACTTAGTGAATAGTCTTAAATTAAGGAGTATTGCGTGCGCTACGTCATTTTAGACACGGAGACGACGGGTCTTAGCCCGGCTAATGGTCATCGGATTATTGAAATCGCTGCGATCGAAGTTGAGGGGCGAAATGTCACTAATAATGTCTTTCAGGTTTATGTGAATCCCCAGCGTCTCGTAGAACCACAGGCATTTCAAGTTCACGGGTTGAGTGACGAGTTTTTAGCAGACAAACCGATATTTAGAACCGTTGTTGATGACTTGTTAACATTTGTTAAAGACAGTCAGGTTGTGATTCACAATGCCCCTTTTGATATTGAGTTTTTGAATATGGAGCTAGATAAATTGGGGCTTGGTGTGTTTACAAAGTATTGTGATGGGGTTATCGATTCTCTAGTTCTGGCTCGACGATTACACCCTGGGCGGAGAAATTCACTCGATGCGTTGTGTGAGCGATATTCCGTAGATCGCTCGTCCCGAACATTTCACGGTGCAGTGATTGATATTCGGTTACTCGCCGAAGTCTACTTAGCTATGACTAGGGGGCAGGATAGTTTGTTAAGCGATGATGCTAATGAAGTCCAATCGGTATCATTATTAGATCAAGGATCTGAAGGTCTTGAGAGTCATGTTTTTGTTATTAAAGCATCAGAAGAAGAGCTACGTGCCCATGCTAAATATTTAGATAAATTAGAACACACTGAGAATATTAAACCAATTTGGACAACTGCACCCGAATAGATGGGTCAGCCAGCCAAGATTAAGTTGTCGAGTTATACAAAGCGCACTCTGCCTTCCAAAGAGTGCATCATTTGCCAGAAGCTATTTTTGTGGCGTAAGAAATGGGAAAGAGACTGGGGGCAGGTCAAGTACTGCTCGGAGCGGTGCCGGCGATCAAAAGATTTGAAGTAAATATTTAAAGTGTTCCCTTTATATTTTGACCTCTGTCTCATTGTCGATGAATTAAGTGGTTTTCGATGAAATTTAGAGATTGGTCAGCAATTGGGGGGCAAGATCGAAATCAGTTGAAGTAAGTGACGGGTATGGAGTCGTGCTAAGGTGTTATGGGAGTTGGTTGAAGTCTGTGACCGGCTAGGTTGATTGAGGTTGCTTCTGATTTTCTGGGTATTGTTTGAGGTGTGTATATGAGGTTTTGGTGTAAAAGCTTATTGATTCTGGTAGGGCTTATGCCGTGCCAGGTAGCGGTTGCTTGGAGTAATGACGTTCGGGCTTCTGGTTCGTTCAAAGCCACCGTCGCTTATGAAACTCAAAATACCTATCAGGTTCATTTGTCTCCAGTGTCGAACTTGCATTGGATGACTACAGAGGCGTGCGAGTTAAAATTGCTGTTTGACGATGTTGTTGTTGAAATTTACGAAAAAAATGGTCAGCGTTTTGGTGCTGTTTTGCGGCTCGTGACAGAGAATAGTGCTCAAGAAGATTGGCCCACTTGCACGGTAATAGGCTTACATAGTGAACAGCCCAATTGATATGTCTCTAGATGGTTATGATTGATCTTAGATTTTTTTAGTCCAATTCACATTGATACGATGCTTGACTAATATGCTCAACATGGAGTTTCTTGTAAGTAATTTTAAAGGGACTGCCTATGGCATGCGTTTAGTTGTGTCTGTGTGCGGGTGATCGATGTGTTAGAGGCGCTGGCTATTGCTGAAAGACATCTTCCCAATCAGTTTGCCATTAAATGTTCTAGCAATTTAGTGAGAGTTTCTTATGATGAAAGCTGTGCCGTTTTGGATGAAATAAAGTTTGATATAAAAAGATTTGGGCCTTCAGCGTTCGCTTTGGTATTGATTTGATAGACTCTTGATTGGTTTTATTCTAATTGAATTATTTACATCATGATATTTTACACGAGGTGTATTAATGCGAGATACAACAGAATTCTTCATCGGTGGTGCTTGGGTAAAACCTAATTCTGAACGAACTTTATCTGTAGTTAATCCATCTACGGAGGAATCAATCGCAGTAATTACGCTAGGTAATAAGGCAGATTTAAATCGAGCTGTAATGGCTGCGAAAAATGCGCAAGAGGCGTGGTCTGAGACTTCTGTGGAAGAGAGAAAATCCTTGCTTGAGGCGTTATTAGGGATTTATAAATCGAAGATGAATGAGATGGCTGCAGTCATCTCGTCGGAAATGGGTGCACCACTATCAATGGCACAAACTGCACAATCTGGAGCCGGATACACTCACCTCAGGCAGACGATTAAAACCTTGGAGACTTTTAATTTTGTGACTGAAGTTGCAAAGAAAGAAGGGGTGGATCACGTATTTCATGAACCCATAGGTGTGGTCGGGTTAATCACACCTTGGAACTGGCCTATGAATCAAGTGATGCTGAAGGTTGCCCCAGCACTGGCTTCGGGATGTTCGGTAATTTTAAAACCTAGTGAAATAGCACCCTTATCATCTATGTTGCTTGCCGATATGATTCTAGAAGCTAATTTTCCGAAGGGTGTATTCAATCTCATTAACGGCGATGGAGCCGGTGTTGGAACCTGGTTAACTGAGCATCAAGACGTAGCTGCTATTTCTTTTACGGGATCAACCCGTGCTGGGAGATTAATTATGAGTTCGGCCAGCGAGCAGGTGAAACCTATCTGTCTGGAATTGGGCGGGAAAGGAGCAAATATTATTTTTGCAGATGCTGATGAGAAGGCAGTTGGACGCGGTGTGCGTCAATGTTTCTTAAATAGCGGGCAATCGTGTAATGCGCCTTCAAGGATGCTCGTTGAGGAATCAATTTATGACAGGGCTGTTGAAGAGGCGTATGGTATGGCTATCAAGACGACGGTGGGTTATGCTCATGACGAGGGCCGGCATATAGGACCTGTCGCGTCAGCGGCACAGTTTGAAAAAGTGCAAGCACTCATCCGAACGGGAATTCAGCAAGGAGCTAAGCTTGTTTGTGGTGGAGAAGGTAGACCAGAGGGTTTAGA carries:
- a CDS encoding SurA N-terminal domain-containing protein gives rise to the protein MFDFLSKNKIISQVILGLIVLTFGFFGVSSYFNSGNSEQIIAEVGKSIISQQELAQMVSREQDRLRSQTQANPQAAEFLQTAEFKTSVLNNMIERRLLLNQARSMGMVVSPEELKEVIQGVPAFFDDSGVFSVEKYERLLSAQNLAPAEFESQIEEDLLVGRLQNVISKSAIVTDSVVSRLVKQRGQQREVSQLIFSPASYRESIVVTDEEVRKYFDENTDLFKLPERAKVEYIVLNEESAASSISISEEELRQAYKDRIAEFKGVEERRASHILISVIEDGSDAEKSAARARTEELLQIVKKDPSQFGVLAKKFSNDPGSAENDGDLGFLRRGLMVESFDKALFESKKGSIVGPIKTQYGYHIIRVDDVKVVNTTSFKDARDDIEKAVRQSKVEETYLRASQTFSDRVYTDYDSFSPVAEELGLTIQTSDWVSRDSAGYNTLLEKPELLQAIFSAESLEEKRNTEAFEVQPKTLVAARVIEHAVEQAMNFKDVSSEIKDFLKSQGSLEKAVAKGESALAAFKSGKNVTVGEWSKPGMVTLVKRQGLHPEGLRAIFGVSKEDLPAHVGMTIDDGRYVIFRVTKVVDLDEVTENDLITAKQQLEQMLMQQQMNAYIASLRENANVRIKSDKADKESLSN
- a CDS encoding SDR family oxidoreductase → MGLLADKKLLITGLLSNRSIAYGIAQAAMREGATLAFSYAGGEKIEKRVRELAQDFETNLVIPCDVGNDEEIHALCASLKTEWGHLDGLVHSIAFAPRESLSGNYLDSVTRETFQIAHDISSYSFSALAQAAHPLMVGRNASLLALTYLGSQRAFPNYNVMGLAKASLEANVRYMAHSLGSDNIRVNAISAGPIKTLAAAGIGGFSKLLSFAAKTAPLKRNVTIEEVGNAAAFLLSDLASGITGEITYVDAGFNTSGVAPLD
- a CDS encoding methyltransferase domain-containing protein, with product MSTRKDKINLVDCFSGSLGKDLLGLERLIIDGMISDVFGFNAVQIGSPEYDFLANSRIPNKFVMSEVSSSQIRGLPHQNPIKSNSIDLVVLPHGLDFSINPHSVVSEIERILVPGGSLVLSAFNPVSFWGARHFLRKYMFKKNSTPPDLLSLWRVKDWLKLLSIEIEAGRWGFYRPPIQSEKWRKHFLFLESAGDRWWPIFGGIYILKGVKKVRGMRLSIDRWSSYRSVRPAVRSTHKEMAKVIELCVADE
- a CDS encoding DUF2256 domain-containing protein, whose protein sequence is MGQPAKIKLSSYTKRTLPSKECIICQKLFLWRKKWERDWGQVKYCSERCRRSKDLK
- a CDS encoding aldehyde dehydrogenase family protein, translating into MRDTTEFFIGGAWVKPNSERTLSVVNPSTEESIAVITLGNKADLNRAVMAAKNAQEAWSETSVEERKSLLEALLGIYKSKMNEMAAVISSEMGAPLSMAQTAQSGAGYTHLRQTIKTLETFNFVTEVAKKEGVDHVFHEPIGVVGLITPWNWPMNQVMLKVAPALASGCSVILKPSEIAPLSSMLLADMILEANFPKGVFNLINGDGAGVGTWLTEHQDVAAISFTGSTRAGRLIMSSASEQVKPICLELGGKGANIIFADADEKAVGRGVRQCFLNSGQSCNAPSRMLVEESIYDRAVEEAYGMAIKTTVGYAHDEGRHIGPVASAAQFEKVQALIRTGIQQGAKLVCGGEGRPEGLEKGYFVKPTVFADVTPDMDIFKEEIFGPVLSITSFKNQDHAIELANDTPYGLTNYVQTADVSRARHLARKLRSGMVEVNGQLLSPATPFGGLGLSGVGREGGAWGLEEFLYTKAVSGI
- a CDS encoding transglycosylase SLT domain-containing protein; translated protein: MCIQNILPLLAAIVGCLLFNTASANTSQATDDQETIHKFLNEYDIKTVSFWSFNYIDRNSNNVPPHTPLDSIPSIWPRIIDGFGIPDIVYNKREIVHQVISGDTLYGVSEQYGVSMKELETWNKLNGSVIRIDQKLFIHKNDRGNHVRNFENYYKNKIDYLTRIFNRSQKYIHFILGEIEKRNMPTELALLPMIESAYYPVAHSRAHAAGLWQFIPSTGMNYGLEQTWWHDERLDVIASTTAALDYLQTLYAIFNDWQLVLAAYNWGENGLARAIKKNKNRGEGITFFDLKMPEETRNYVPKLQAIKNIIREAHTGMLNLPHVADYAYFQPVHVPHLIDIKLAAELAEIDIEEFKMLNPSHNRPVFTTNGMGLMLIPSDRVGRFQDNLKKHNGPLVSWGTYQLREGDTLSRTAQQFSISLDKLLAVNGLKPHFPMQVGQSILVPLPSSTEASNLNQTWQLPEFSQPSSI
- the rnhA gene encoding ribonuclease HI → MRIIDIYTDGACKGNPGPGGWGVYLISGAHEKEIFGGETVTTNNRMELTAVIEALRILESTSRIRLFIDSQYVKNGINLWIENWKKTGWKTSNKKPVKNVDLWMMLDDLVPRHDIEWIWVKGHAGNLGNERADALANRGVPIST
- the dnaQ gene encoding DNA polymerase III subunit epsilon produces the protein MRYVILDTETTGLSPANGHRIIEIAAIEVEGRNVTNNVFQVYVNPQRLVEPQAFQVHGLSDEFLADKPIFRTVVDDLLTFVKDSQVVIHNAPFDIEFLNMELDKLGLGVFTKYCDGVIDSLVLARRLHPGRRNSLDALCERYSVDRSSRTFHGAVIDIRLLAEVYLAMTRGQDSLLSDDANEVQSVSLLDQGSEGLESHVFVIKASEEELRAHAKYLDKLEHTENIKPIWTTAPE
- the gloB gene encoding hydroxyacylglutathione hydrolase, producing the protein MNNTQVYPVKAFQDNYIWTIHNQTHAVIVDPGDSKPVLDFLTYNDLILSAILITHHHADHIGGIANIIDNYNVPVYGPKTEDIPNISHRLVEGDEVKLDELGLMFNILDIPGHTSGHIAYFDEQRVFSGDTLFSCGCGRIFEGTPPQMFRSLQKLARLSDSTEVYCTHEYTLSNIKFARAVEPNNTILSNYEHLITSKLSNQQISLPTSIGLEKSVNPFLRCDEPTVISTAQTKAQETLSNPIEVFTAIRKWKNDF